One part of the Alphaproteobacteria bacterium genome encodes these proteins:
- a CDS encoding RHS repeat-associated core domain-containing protein: MQETIMVEFGGEGETTSNLESMPIPSIAGMTHYHYDLDHNLIAESLSNGKVQREYIYLPANLAAIADSIDMTAASALPLGHLNNTNNGNSTNELLYILNDHLRTPTKLTNSAKAVLWDRFQTPFGENASLTGTKETNLRLPGQYFDFESNYHYNLMRDYDAKTGRYLQSDPIGLAGGINRFGYVDGSPINFVDPTGENPILASALLGAGIGAILRASINNYHGNGPTCMTLGEVFTDGLLGAIPGGVLLKYLSPNYLRILGTGAQAIGKVGSNPAIREIAGGAADAQKLFNQLSRGGTIIKDSTYKGTLVKLPDGGIVGIRNYATRSPGTNATIDVKVPGIDIRKIKFN, encoded by the coding sequence ATGCAAGAAACCATTATGGTGGAGTTTGGCGGCGAGGGTGAAACCACCTCCAACCTAGAATCCATGCCGATTCCATCCATCGCTGGGATGACGCATTATCATTATGATTTGGATCATAATCTGATCGCCGAATCCTTATCCAACGGCAAGGTACAGCGGGAATATATCTATCTCCCCGCCAATCTGGCCGCGATTGCAGATTCGATTGACATGACCGCAGCATCCGCCCTACCGCTCGGCCATCTCAACAACACCAATAACGGCAACAGCACGAACGAGTTGTTATATATCCTCAACGACCATCTACGCACGCCGACCAAGCTCACCAACTCCGCCAAGGCGGTATTGTGGGACCGATTCCAAACCCCGTTTGGTGAGAACGCATCCCTCACTGGCACAAAAGAAACCAACCTCCGCCTCCCCGGCCAGTACTTCGACTTCGAGTCGAACTATCACTACAACCTAATGCGCGACTATGATGCAAAAACCGGCAGATATCTTCAGTCTGATCCGATTGGGTTAGCTGGGGGGATCAATAGGTTTGGGTATGTTGATGGAAGTCCTATAAATTTTGTTGATCCGACCGGGGAGAATCCAATTCTTGCTTCAGCGCTTTTAGGCGCTGGTATCGGCGCAATACTGAGAGCAAGCATCAATAACTATCATGGTAATGGTCCCACATGTATGACTTTGGGTGAAGTTTTTACCGATGGATTACTTGGAGCCATCCCAGGCGGTGTCTTACTCAAATACCTATCACCAAACTATCTCAGAATATTAGGAACTGGTGCACAAGCAATCGGCAAAGTGGGCAGCAACCCTGCCATTCGAGAAATAGCTGGTGGTGCAGCTGATGCACAAAAACTATTTAATCAATTATCTAGAGGTGGCACTATTATCAAAGATTCAACGTACAAAGGAACCTTGGTAAAATTACCGGATGGTGGGATAGTTGGAATACGAAACTACGCAACACGAAGCCCGGGTACAAACGCAACGATTGACGTTAAAGTACCTGGTATTGATATTAGAAAAATTAAATTTAATTAA